A genomic window from Candidatus Kouleothrix ribensis includes:
- a CDS encoding radical SAM protein has protein sequence MAYYLEDQLDGLVIGERRPAINDYFLSSYSMAIYDGCEFGCPYCDGWSYRMRPFNETVRVATDLPLYAERELDAIDRGDLIGITALTDPYQPAEATYRLTRQFLQRLADRGQPCLVLTKSHTVLEDLVLLERINRQSLAVVMFTLLTIDPYLATKLEDKASAPALRLDAIAELKRAGIPVGVAFLPVLPYVTDTDYMLNSTLHAVAEAGADFVVWDYLSIPSERHRARVNELIARIGTYPPSYYRDLYGKQPLPDAAYRAERDRELLTRCDNLNLPVRAPHALYAGKLRPNNEAALVLKHTAFRDTVQGRAHIAKLNRDLAGLVYRGAASDAQLRESPLYPTLREILARGAAESTR, from the coding sequence CAACTTGACGGCCTGGTGATTGGCGAGCGCCGGCCGGCGATCAACGATTATTTCCTGTCGTCGTACAGCATGGCGATCTACGACGGCTGCGAATTCGGCTGCCCGTATTGCGACGGCTGGTCGTACCGCATGCGGCCTTTCAACGAGACCGTGCGGGTCGCGACCGACCTGCCGCTATACGCCGAGCGCGAGCTCGACGCGATCGACCGCGGTGACCTGATCGGCATTACGGCGCTGACCGACCCATACCAGCCGGCCGAGGCAACCTACCGCCTGACCCGCCAGTTCCTTCAGCGCCTGGCCGACCGCGGCCAGCCCTGCCTGGTGCTGACCAAGAGCCACACCGTGCTCGAAGACCTGGTGCTGCTCGAGCGGATCAACCGCCAGAGTCTGGCGGTGGTCATGTTTACGCTGCTGACGATCGACCCATACCTGGCGACCAAGCTCGAAGATAAGGCCTCGGCGCCGGCGCTACGGCTCGACGCGATTGCCGAGCTGAAGCGCGCCGGCATTCCGGTGGGTGTGGCATTTCTGCCGGTGCTGCCGTATGTGACCGACACCGACTATATGCTCAACAGCACACTGCACGCCGTAGCCGAGGCCGGTGCCGATTTCGTGGTGTGGGATTACCTGAGCATTCCCAGCGAGCGCCACCGCGCGCGCGTCAACGAGCTGATCGCGCGGATCGGCACCTACCCGCCCAGCTACTACCGCGACCTGTATGGCAAGCAGCCGCTGCCCGACGCAGCCTACCGCGCCGAGCGTGATCGCGAGCTGCTGACGCGCTGCGACAACCTGAACCTGCCGGTGCGCGCGCCGCACGCGCTGTACGCCGGCAAGCTCAGGCCAAACAACGAAGCGGCGTTAGTGCTGAAGCATACCGCGTTTCGCGATACTGTGCAGGGCCGCGCGCATATCGCCAAGCTGAACCGCGACCTGGCCGGCCTGGTGTATCGGGGCGCCGCCAGCGACGCACAACTGCGCGAGAGCCCACTCTACCCGACTCTGCGCGAGATCCTGGCGCGCGGGGCGGCCGAGAGCACGCGCTGA